In the genome of Actinobacillus genomosp. 1, the window TTCAACAGAGTAATAAATTGCTTTAGGACCTACCGCACCGTATGCAAAGCCGCGTAATGTACCGATACCGCCCGCCGAATAAAGTTGATAGAACGGAACTTCCTTACCGCCGAAACCTTTGGTGTAAGCTAAACCGGCTTTAGTCGAAACAACCCATTTATGTTCGCGATTAAGCGGATAATAATTTCTAAAATCGGCATTTAAGCGATAATATTTATTATCTGAACCCGGAATCGTGACTTTACCGCCGATATTCGCAGTCGTACCTTCCGTTGGGAAATAACCGCGATTTAAGCTATTGTAATTCCAGCCGAATGAGAAATCAAAATCATCCGCTTTAATGTGTTCGTAACGATTGCTACCGTCAATAATTGGGAAATTCATTGATTTCACATATTTTTCACGGGTAAATTCTCGTTCGACATTTTTCAGCTTATCGTGCGTATAGCCTAAGCCTAAGTAATATGAGTTGTTTTCATTTACCGGGAAGCCTAACGTACCGTTAATACCGTACGTTTGACGTTTATAGGCTGCAGAAGTGTCACTATCCGAGTTATCGTAATCTTCATAGAAGACGTTTCCTCCTAAACTTACTCCGTCTTTGGTAAAGTACGGTTCGGTATAACCTAAGTTCACGCTGGTACCGTAGTCATTACGCGTACCGCTTAAGCTTACGGTTGAACCCATTCCTAAGAAGTTGTCTTGCTTAATACCCGCTTGGTAACTGATACCGCTTTCCGTACCGTAACCGATACCGAAGTTAATCGAACCGGTATTACGTTCTTTGATTTTATAGACTAAATCCACTTGGTCATCGGTATTTTGCACCGTTGGCATCGTCATATCGACAGTTTCATAGAAACCGGTACGTTCTAAACGAGATTTACCTAATGCGGCATTCGTTGTGGATAACCACGCACCTTCTTGTTGGCGCATTTCACGACGTAAAGTAGAATCTGCAGTTACATCATTACCTTCAAAGCGGATTTTACGCACATAAATACGACGACCGGCATCTACGATAAAGTTAATTTGTACCGTTTTATCTTGCTCGTTGAATTTAGGATAAAGATCAACTTTTGCCGAGCCGAAACCGTGATCGCCAAGGATTTGTTTAATGCCTTCTTCGATTTCCACTAGTTCGCTTTTACGGAATAATTGTCCCGGTTTGAAATCTTTGAGTAATGCGTTTAATTCTTTATCAAGTTTTGCAGTGTTTCCAATGATACGAATATCACTAACGTTATATTGAACGCCTTCATGAATTTTATAAGTGAGATCTACTTCGGTTTTTTTATCATTGAAGTTAATTGCGGTATCTTGTAAGGTGAATTGAGCGTAACCGCGATTTAAATAATAATCGCGTAATGTTTCCAAAT includes:
- the bamA gene encoding outer membrane protein assembly factor BamA — its product is MKKLLLSSLLIANGVIAAPFVVKDIRVDGVQAETGQAIISSLPVKVGQTATDNDVANVVRQLFGQNRFDDVRATREGNTLVIKVAERPFINSVDVEGNSAIPKEPLQENLKANLITKGELYDAAKLEGFKQGLLDHYHSIGRYEAKIDTTTTRNENGGINIKLNITEGEVAYVKNIKFEGNQAFSEKELTKQLDIQPDVSWWNIFESSKFEQQAYNKDLETLRDYYLNRGYAQFTLQDTAINFNDKKTEVDLTYKIHEGVQYNVSDIRIIGNTAKLDKELNALLKDFKPGQLFRKSELVEIEEGIKQILGDHGFGSAKVDLYPKFNEQDKTVQINFIVDAGRRIYVRKIRFEGNDVTADSTLRREMRQQEGAWLSTTNAALGKSRLERTGFYETVDMTMPTVQNTDDQVDLVYKIKERNTGSINFGIGYGTESGISYQAGIKQDNFLGMGSTVSLSGTRNDYGTSVNLGYTEPYFTKDGVSLGGNVFYEDYDNSDSDTSAAYKRQTYGINGTLGFPVNENNSYYLGLGYTHDKLKNVEREFTREKYVKSMNFPIIDGSNRYEHIKADDFDFSFGWNYNSLNRGYFPTEGTTANIGGKVTIPGSDNKYYRLNADFRNYYPLNREHKWVVSTKAGLAYTKGFGGKEVPFYQLYSAGGIGTLRGFAYGAVGPKAIYYSVENKGFTSASDDVVGGNAMANASLELITPTPFVSEKYQHNVRTSLFVDAASVWNTKWKKSVYPTLPDYKDYKRVRASAGIAFQWQSPIGPLAFSYAKPIKKYSGDEIEQFQFSIGSSF